The following DNA comes from Janthinobacterium sp. TB1-E2.
GAAATCGTCGGGAATCAGCGGATAATTGGCCGCCTTGATGCCATATTGCATGGCCAGATACAGGCTGGTCGGGGTCTTGCCAGAGCGCGAAACACCCACCAGAATGACATCGGCCGATGACAGGTTCTTGTGCGACTGGCCGTCGTCGTGCGCCAGCGAATAGTTGATCGCCTCGATGCGGTTCTTGTACTCCTCGCTGTCGACGATGTTGTGCGAGCGGCCGATGGTATGGGTCGACATGACGCCCAGTTCCTGCTCCAGCGGGGCGACAAAGGTCTGGATCAGGTCCATGTGCATGCCGCTGGACTTGCGGATCACGGCCGACAGGTCGTTCTTCACCAGGGTGGAGAAAATGATCGGACGCTGGCCGTCGCTGGCAAACGCCTCGTTGATCTTGCGCGCCGCCTCATGGGCCTTGTCCATGGTGTCGATGAAGGGCAGGCGGATCTGGCGGAAGCGCAGATCGAACTGCGTCAGCACCGAGTGGCCGAACGTCTCGGCGGTGATGCCGGTGCCGTCGGAAACGAAGAAGACGGTGCGGGCCGCGGAGGGCAGAGGAGGGCGTGGTTCTTGTGTCATGGGTTTTCGGATCAAGATTGTGCGTCGTCAATTTGCGCCGCACAAGGTAAAATGGCTGCAACGGTATGATTGTGCTGCACGACGCCAAGAATAACAAGAAGACTGTCTGTGCGCCGCGCGTAAAGATTTCTATCATCAGTAAGGGTGTCATTATGACCAACGCAGTATCGCAACAGCAGGAAGACAAGGACGCGGTGTATGTTGCCTCGTTCGAGCATTTGCGCATGACGGATGTCGAATCCGTCGGCGGCAAGAACGCCTCCCTGGGCGAAATGATCAGCCAGCTGGCGGAAGCCGGCGTGCGCGTGCCCGGTGGCTTTGCCACCACGGCGCAGGCGTTCCGCGATTTCCTGTCGTATAGCGCCAACGGCGGCTTGCCGCTGGCCGAACGCATCGCCCAGCGCCTCGAAGGGCTGAACATCGATGACGTGCGCTCGCTGGCGCAAGCCGGTGCCGAGATCCGTCAATGGATCGTGGAAACGCCATTCCAGCCACGCCTGGCCGCCGAAATCGACCAGTTCTATGCCAAGCTGGTGGCCGATTCCGACACGGAAATGTCGTTTGCCGTGCGCTCCTCCGCCACGGCGGAAGACTTGCCGGACGCGTCTTTTGCTGGTCAGCAAGAAACCTTCCTGAACGTGGTCGGCATCGACAACGTGCTCGAGGCTATGAAACAGGTATTCGCCTCGCTGTACAACGACCGCGCCATCTCGTACCGCGTACATAAAGGCTTTACGCACGCTGAAGTGGCCTTGTCGGCCGGCGTGCAGCGCATGGTGCGTTCCGACCTGGGTGCGGCCGGCGTGATGTTTACCATCGATACGGAATCGGGCTTCAAGGACGTGGTCTTCGTCACCTCCAGCTATGGCCTCGGTGAAACCGTGGTGCAGGGCGCCGTCAACCCAGACGAATTCTATGTGCACAAGCCGATGCTGGAAAAAGGCAAGTCGCCTGTAATCCGCCGCAATATCGGCTCGAAGCTGCTGAAGATGGAATTCACGAACGAAGCGAAAGCTGGCCGTTCCGTGAAAACCGTCGACGTGCCCGTCGAAATGCGCAACCGCTATTCGCTGAACGACAGCGAAGTGGTGGAGCTGGCCAAATACGCCGTCATCATCGAGAACCACTACGGCCGTCCGATGGACATCGAGTGGGGCAAGGATGGCCGCGACGGCAAGCTGTACATCCTGCAGGCGCGTCCTGAAACCGTGAAGTCGCAGCAAAAGGCGACCGACGTGCAGGAACGTTTCAAGCTGAAAAGCACGGGCACCGTGCTGACGTCCGGCCGCGCCATCGGCCAGAAGATCGGCGCCGGCCCCGTGCGCGTGATCCACGACCCGGCCGACATGGAGCGTGTGCAGCCAGGCGACGTGCTCGTTGCCGACATGACGGACCCGAACTGGGAACCGGTCATGAAGCGCGCATCGGCCATCGTCACCAACCGTGGTGGCCGTACTTGCCACGCTGCAATTATTGCCCGTGAACTCGGCGTGCCGGCCGTCGTCGGCTGCGGCGACGCGACCGACGTGCTGAAAGACGGCACGTTCGTCACCGTCGTGTGCTCCGAAGGCGACGAAGGCAAGATCTACGATGGCTTGCTGGAAACGGAAGTGTCGGAAGTGTCGCGCGGCGAATTGCCGAAGCTCGACACCAAGATCATGCTCAACGTCGGCAATCCGCAGCTGGCGTTCGACTTCCAGTCCGTGCCGAATGCCGGCGTGGGCCTGGCGCGCCTGGAATTCATCATCAATAACAATATTGGTGTGCATCCGCGCGCGATTCTCGAGTACCCGAACATCGACGCCGACCTGAAAAAGGCCGTGGAATCGGTGGCCCGTGGCCACGCTTCGCCGAAGGCGTTCTACATCGACAAGCTGGCAGAAGGCATCGCCACCATCGCCGCCGCGTTCTGGCCGAAAAAGGTCATCGTGCGCCTGTCCGACTTCAAGTCGAACGAGTACAAGAAGCTGATCGGCGGTTCGCGCTACGAGCCGGACGAGGAAAACCCGATGCTGGGCTTCCGCGGCGCGGCGCGCTACCTGTCGGCCGACTTCTCCGAAGCGTTCAACATGGAATGCGAAGCGATGAAGCGCGTGCGTAACGACATGGGCCTGACGAACGTGGAAATCATGGTGCCATTCGTGCGTACCCTGGGCCAAGCCGAGAAAGTCATCGACCTGCTGGCAAAGAATGGCCTGAAGCGCGGCGAGAACGACTTGCGCGTCATCATGATGTGCGAAGTACCGTCGAACGCCATCCTGGCCGACCAGTTCCTCGACCATTTCGACGGCTTCTCGATCGGTTCGAACGACCTGACCCAGCTGACCCTGGGCCTGGACCGCGATTCCGGCATGGAATTGCTGGCCGCCGACTTCGACGAGCGCGATCCTGCCGTGAAAGCCCTGCTGGCCCTGGCCATCAAGGCTTGCCTGGCACGCGGCAAGTACATCGGCATTTGCGGCCAGGGTCCTTCGGACCACCCTGACTTCGCCGTCTGGCTGATGGAGCAGGGCATCGAATCGATGTCCCTGAATCCCGACTCGGTGATCGATACCTGGCAAAAGCTCGCTGCGCTGAAAGCGTAAGCATCTTTATCGCCGTCTGAAAACCCGCTGCCGCTCACCCGGCAGCGGGTTTTTTTATGCCTGCCATGCGGCGCACGGCAGTATCCGATGGGCTTGCGCCAGATCAGCTAAAATGATTCCACCAATACATTGAAACAGGAGTTCACATGGCAAGCAAGAAACCAAGCAAAGTTGCAAAGATCGACATCGGCATTTCCGAGGCGGACCGCGCGAAGATTGCGGAAGGCCTGTCCGGCCTGCTAGCCGACAGCTACACCTTGTACCTGATGACCCATAATTTTCACTGGAACGTCAAGGGACCGATGTTCAACACCCTGCACCTGATGTTCATGACGCAATACACGGAGCAGTGGGCCGCGCTGGACCTGATCGCCGAGCGCATCCGTGCCCTCGGCTACCCGGCGCCGGGCACCTACAAGGAATTCGTCAAGCTGGCCTCGATCAAGGAAATCGACGGCGTGCCGCCGGCGCTGGACATGGTCAGCCATCTGGTGGCGGCACAGGAAGCGACCGCGCGTACGGCGCGCCGCCTGTTCCCGCTGCTGGAAAAAGCCAATGACCAGCCGACGGCCGACCTGATCACGCAGCGTCTGGATTTGCATGAAAAGACGGCGTGGATGCTGCGCAGCCTGCTGGAAGAGTAATTGCCGGGCTGGCGGCGCTAATTCGCCCCTGGCTATTGACGCCATCCGGAATTGCGTTAGAC
Coding sequences within:
- the ppsR gene encoding posphoenolpyruvate synthetase regulatory kinase/phosphorylase PpsR, encoding MTQEPRPPLPSAARTVFFVSDGTGITAETFGHSVLTQFDLRFRQIRLPFIDTMDKAHEAARKINEAFASDGQRPIIFSTLVKNDLSAVIRKSSGMHMDLIQTFVAPLEQELGVMSTHTIGRSHNIVDSEEYKNRIEAINYSLAHDDGQSHKNLSSADVILVGVSRSGKTPTSLYLAMQYGIKAANYPLIPDDFERDKLPSALLEFKNKIFGLSITPERLSEIRNERRAGSKYAAIENCRYEVNEAEKMMKREGIRWLSSTTKSIEEISTTILQEIKPNRREY
- the ppsA gene encoding phosphoenolpyruvate synthase; protein product: MTNAVSQQQEDKDAVYVASFEHLRMTDVESVGGKNASLGEMISQLAEAGVRVPGGFATTAQAFRDFLSYSANGGLPLAERIAQRLEGLNIDDVRSLAQAGAEIRQWIVETPFQPRLAAEIDQFYAKLVADSDTEMSFAVRSSATAEDLPDASFAGQQETFLNVVGIDNVLEAMKQVFASLYNDRAISYRVHKGFTHAEVALSAGVQRMVRSDLGAAGVMFTIDTESGFKDVVFVTSSYGLGETVVQGAVNPDEFYVHKPMLEKGKSPVIRRNIGSKLLKMEFTNEAKAGRSVKTVDVPVEMRNRYSLNDSEVVELAKYAVIIENHYGRPMDIEWGKDGRDGKLYILQARPETVKSQQKATDVQERFKLKSTGTVLTSGRAIGQKIGAGPVRVIHDPADMERVQPGDVLVADMTDPNWEPVMKRASAIVTNRGGRTCHAAIIARELGVPAVVGCGDATDVLKDGTFVTVVCSEGDEGKIYDGLLETEVSEVSRGELPKLDTKIMLNVGNPQLAFDFQSVPNAGVGLARLEFIINNNIGVHPRAILEYPNIDADLKKAVESVARGHASPKAFYIDKLAEGIATIAAAFWPKKVIVRLSDFKSNEYKKLIGGSRYEPDEENPMLGFRGAARYLSADFSEAFNMECEAMKRVRNDMGLTNVEIMVPFVRTLGQAEKVIDLLAKNGLKRGENDLRVIMMCEVPSNAILADQFLDHFDGFSIGSNDLTQLTLGLDRDSGMELLAADFDERDPAVKALLALAIKACLARGKYIGICGQGPSDHPDFAVWLMEQGIESMSLNPDSVIDTWQKLAALKA
- a CDS encoding Dps family protein; this encodes MASKKPSKVAKIDIGISEADRAKIAEGLSGLLADSYTLYLMTHNFHWNVKGPMFNTLHLMFMTQYTEQWAALDLIAERIRALGYPAPGTYKEFVKLASIKEIDGVPPALDMVSHLVAAQEATARTARRLFPLLEKANDQPTADLITQRLDLHEKTAWMLRSLLEE